One Lentimicrobium sp. L6 DNA segment encodes these proteins:
- a CDS encoding FAD-dependent oxidoreductase yields MKKTDVLIIGSSAAGLVAATTGKRVHPNKDFTVVTKAPQTLIPCGIPYVFGTVGTTDKDILPAEMMFEKTGVDTIHDEIIEIDREKKTAILKSGEEIQYDKLVIGTGSNPLKPKWLKGVDLKGVFAVPKDKVYLDEMQTKLNDAKKIVTIGAGFIGVEISDELVKAGKEVVLIERLPHILGLAFDKDISMRATEIIEKRGVKLETNCTVKELIGTDKVEAVLLEDGRRIEADAVILSLGYTPNSKLAAESGLAVNKQGFISVDEYMRTEDSDVFAVGDCAEKRDFITRKPSQVMLASTACAEARIAGMNLFKLSAIKTFSGTISIFSTALGEHGFGVAGLTERVAEAENFDFVTGVFDGIDRHPGSLPDTHKQYVKLVVGRESGVILGGEVAGGLSVGDLINTIGFIIQNRMTLNGILTAQVGTHPLMTASPAGYPLIKAAENAYSNILAVNKQ; encoded by the coding sequence ATGAAAAAAACTGATGTTTTAATTATTGGTAGTAGTGCTGCTGGATTGGTGGCTGCAACTACAGGTAAGAGAGTTCATCCTAATAAGGATTTTACAGTAGTAACAAAAGCTCCTCAAACTCTTATCCCTTGTGGTATTCCTTATGTGTTTGGAACCGTTGGAACCACAGATAAAGATATATTGCCAGCTGAGATGATGTTTGAGAAAACAGGAGTTGATACTATTCATGATGAAATTATAGAAATAGATAGAGAAAAGAAGACTGCTATTTTGAAATCTGGTGAAGAAATTCAGTATGATAAATTAGTGATTGGCACAGGTTCTAACCCTTTAAAGCCAAAATGGTTAAAGGGAGTGGATTTAAAAGGTGTTTTCGCAGTTCCAAAGGATAAAGTGTATTTAGACGAAATGCAGACTAAGCTCAATGATGCCAAGAAGATTGTTACCATTGGGGCAGGATTTATAGGCGTAGAAATTTCAGATGAGTTGGTTAAAGCTGGTAAGGAAGTGGTTTTGATAGAGAGACTTCCTCATATCTTGGGATTGGCATTTGATAAAGATATCTCTATGCGGGCCACTGAGATTATCGAAAAAAGAGGAGTTAAATTAGAAACAAATTGCACTGTTAAGGAATTGATTGGAACTGATAAAGTGGAAGCTGTTTTGTTAGAGGATGGCAGAAGAATAGAAGCCGATGCTGTTATTCTTAGTTTGGGCTATACTCCTAACTCCAAGTTGGCGGCTGAATCTGGTCTAGCAGTTAATAAGCAAGGATTTATTTCAGTTGACGAGTATATGCGCACCGAAGATTCAGATGTATTTGCGGTAGGTGATTGTGCTGAGAAAAGAGATTTCATCACTCGTAAACCTAGTCAGGTGATGTTGGCTTCCACTGCTTGTGCCGAAGCTCGAATTGCCGGAATGAACCTATTCAAGCTGTCTGCCATTAAAACATTCAGTGGGACAATTTCTATTTTTTCAACAGCTCTTGGAGAACATGGTTTTGGAGTAGCTGGTTTAACAGAGAGAGTTGCAGAGGCAGAAAACTTCGATTTTGTTACTGGAGTATTCGATGGCATAGATCGGCATCCTGGCTCTTTACCTGATACGCATAAGCAGTATGTTAAATTGGTAGTTGGAAGAGAATCTGGAGTGATATTAGGAGGAGAAGTGGCAGGGGGCTTATCTGTTGGCGATTTAATAAATACCATAGGTTTTATCATTCAAAATAGGATGACTCTTAATGGTATTTTAACTGCTCAGGTGGGAACTCATCCTCTTATGACTGCATCTCCAGCTGGTTATCCTTTAATAAAGGCGGCGGAAAACGCTTATTC